The following proteins are encoded in a genomic region of Dyadobacter sp. UC 10:
- a CDS encoding pyridoxamine 5'-phosphate oxidase family protein has translation MEKDFEDQEAIKKLKSLAEDIRFCMYTTYKNNRIDSRPMTTQEIDNEGNVWFFASRNSEPASNNGESVTLIYSEPKNNTYLSISGNAGQVHDEAKKEELFNVMSKAWFPEGKDDPDLVLIRVVTEEAAYWDATSSKMVVFFSMLKAALTGTTPEGGDHGKLNLT, from the coding sequence ATGGAAAAGGATTTTGAAGATCAAGAAGCGATAAAAAAATTGAAGTCGCTGGCTGAGGACATTCGTTTTTGTATGTACACCACTTACAAAAACAACCGGATCGATTCACGCCCGATGACTACGCAGGAGATTGATAATGAAGGAAATGTGTGGTTTTTTGCTAGTCGTAACTCCGAGCCGGCCAGTAATAACGGCGAGTCGGTAACCCTGATTTATTCAGAACCTAAAAACAATACCTACCTGAGTATTTCCGGTAATGCCGGACAGGTTCACGACGAGGCGAAAAAGGAGGAACTGTTCAATGTCATGTCGAAAGCCTGGTTTCCGGAAGGAAAAGACGATCCCGATCTGGTGCTAATCAGGGTTGTAACCGAAGAGGCTGCATATTGGGATGCTACATCTTCGAAAATGGTCGTATTCTTCTCGATGCTCAAGGCGGCATTAACCGGCACAACGCCGGAAGGAGGTGATCACGGAAAGTTGAATCTGACCTAG
- the tenA gene encoding thiaminase II yields the protein MTKFTDLLWEQTLPIYEKIKLHPFNQELQKGSLPPEKFRYYIYQDSLYLADFARAIAMTGTRAANSHELLDFLEFAQNAILVERALHLSYFKEYEIEFDSGKGPGCFAYTNYLLATSAFEPYEVSVAALLPCFWIYKKVGDHIYANQTTPNPYQNWINAYAGEEFAHSVQKALNICNQLAASASEQTRQRMIEAYITATKMEYLFWDGAYKLDGGFGLYGLGC from the coding sequence ATGACGAAATTTACGGACCTGCTCTGGGAGCAGACTTTGCCGATTTATGAAAAAATAAAGCTTCATCCATTTAATCAGGAGCTCCAAAAAGGTAGTCTGCCGCCCGAAAAATTTAGATATTACATTTATCAGGATTCACTTTATCTCGCCGATTTCGCCCGGGCAATTGCAATGACCGGTACCAGGGCAGCTAACAGTCATGAGCTGCTGGATTTCCTGGAATTTGCGCAAAATGCAATTTTAGTAGAAAGGGCGCTGCATTTGAGTTATTTCAAGGAATACGAGATTGAATTTGATTCGGGAAAGGGACCAGGCTGTTTTGCTTACACCAATTATTTGCTCGCAACCAGTGCATTTGAACCCTATGAAGTTTCAGTGGCTGCATTGCTTCCCTGTTTCTGGATTTACAAAAAAGTCGGCGACCATATTTACGCCAATCAAACCACCCCTAATCCATATCAAAACTGGATCAATGCCTACGCGGGCGAAGAATTTGCACATTCCGTTCAGAAAGCCCTCAACATATGCAACCAGCTCGCAGCGTCCGCGTCAGAACAAACCCGCCAAAGAATGATCGAAGCCTATATTACGGCAACGAAAATGGAATATTTGTTTTGGGATGGGGCGTATAAGCTGGATGGTGGCTTTGGGCTGTATGGTTTAGGATGTTAG
- a CDS encoding 2TM domain-containing protein, producing the protein METPRDAVLWKKAKKRAAFKIHLRTYLIINAGLWLLYFFTHYPNFNPIPWPVFPMLGWGIGLGMHYFTAYGNLDEDALAKREYERLVRE; encoded by the coding sequence ATGGAAACTCCGCGTGATGCAGTTCTATGGAAAAAGGCGAAAAAAAGGGCAGCTTTCAAAATTCATTTGCGCACCTACCTGATCATCAACGCCGGCCTGTGGCTATTGTATTTCTTCACACACTATCCAAATTTCAACCCCATTCCCTGGCCGGTCTTTCCGATGCTGGGCTGGGGTATCGGGCTGGGAATGCATTATTTTACCGCATACGGCAATCTGGATGAAGATGCGCTGGCCAAACGGGAATATGAGCGGCTGGTAAGGGAATAG
- a CDS encoding LEA type 2 family protein encodes MKNRKTLITLIVIIILVVGGWLGWNYYKKENANPVSGLKPRVEMGIGHITNITDSTIDLSLKLLVHNPLPIELDIKRFDYFVQMNGVTIVEDEYAKPLLIKSRDSTMVSVPAKLKIKKLKQEGDSEARQGEDSANYHFEGRFTLNRSFLGKDSITLSKDKRLPLYRLPKVEIVDFDLTKFRLGKSEVMLQLKFSNQNPFPVQFEDPSYVVSLGTQERLAEGSVKGATKIKGKSSEIYQIPLTVEMGKLLKAVGQVVTKGKSIPFTLYFKTKLVSDNDIFKKSDVNVIVDGELKDLETVKKNLAK; translated from the coding sequence ATGAAAAACCGTAAAACACTTATTACGCTCATAGTCATTATTATACTTGTGGTTGGTGGCTGGTTAGGATGGAATTACTACAAAAAGGAGAATGCAAACCCGGTTTCAGGGCTCAAACCCAGAGTGGAAATGGGTATCGGGCATATCACCAATATTACCGACAGTACCATTGATCTTTCACTTAAATTACTGGTACATAACCCTTTGCCTATCGAGCTTGATATCAAGCGTTTCGACTATTTTGTTCAAATGAACGGAGTAACTATTGTCGAGGATGAATATGCCAAACCATTGCTGATCAAGTCGCGTGACAGTACGATGGTCAGCGTGCCGGCAAAGTTGAAAATCAAGAAGTTGAAACAGGAGGGAGATTCGGAAGCCAGGCAGGGCGAGGACAGCGCCAACTACCATTTTGAAGGCAGGTTTACGCTGAACAGATCTTTCTTAGGCAAAGATTCCATCACGCTCAGCAAAGATAAACGACTACCCCTATATCGTCTTCCAAAAGTGGAGATCGTAGATTTTGACCTTACCAAGTTTCGTTTGGGGAAATCAGAAGTGATGTTGCAGTTGAAGTTTTCCAATCAAAATCCCTTCCCTGTGCAGTTTGAGGATCCTTCCTATGTGGTGAGCCTCGGCACGCAGGAGCGGCTTGCGGAGGGTAGTGTGAAAGGGGCTACCAAAATCAAGGGAAAAAGTAGTGAAATCTATCAGATCCCGCTCACTGTGGAAATGGGCAAATTACTCAAAGCGGTGGGGCAGGTGGTTACCAAAGGGAAATCCATTCCGTTTACTTTATATTTCAAAACCAAGCTCGTGTCCGACAATGACATTTTCAAGAAAAGTGATGTCAATGTCATTGTCGACGGTGAGCTGAAAGACCTGGAAACTGTCAAAAAGAATCTTGCGAAATGA
- a CDS encoding YciE/YciF ferroxidase family protein produces MKATKGKATKQITGNDSEKLKELFVDGLKDIYWAEKHLAKALTKMSKNATSDELKAAFEQHTTETEEHATRLEQVFEMLGEKAQAKKCAAMEGLIEEANEIITSTDKGTMVRDCGLIMAAQKVEHYEIASYGTLRNIARTLGHNDAAEMLQQTLDQEGETDHKLTELAEAYVNEEASVE; encoded by the coding sequence ATGAAAGCGACGAAAGGCAAAGCCACCAAACAAATCACAGGAAATGACAGTGAAAAATTAAAAGAACTTTTTGTAGACGGCCTGAAAGACATTTACTGGGCTGAAAAGCATTTGGCAAAAGCATTGACGAAAATGTCCAAAAATGCAACTTCCGACGAACTGAAAGCAGCCTTTGAGCAGCATACCACTGAAACCGAAGAGCATGCGACCCGCCTGGAACAGGTTTTTGAAATGCTAGGAGAAAAAGCGCAGGCAAAAAAATGTGCTGCTATGGAAGGGTTGATCGAGGAGGCTAACGAGATCATTACCAGTACGGACAAAGGAACAATGGTGCGCGATTGCGGGCTCATTATGGCCGCGCAAAAAGTGGAGCATTATGAAATTGCTTCCTATGGCACCCTGCGCAACATCGCCCGGACACTGGGCCACAACGATGCCGCAGAAATGCTTCAGCAAACACTTGATCAGGAAGGTGAAACCGACCACAAGCTGACTGAGCTGGCAGAGGCTTACGTGAACGAGGAGGCTAGTGTAGAATAA
- the thiD gene encoding bifunctional hydroxymethylpyrimidine kinase/phosphomethylpyrimidine kinase — MPNRPQQALNRYPTVLTIAGSDSGGGAGIQADLKTIAALGAYGTSAITALTAQNTLGVSAIHPVPPAFLRAQLEAVFEDITVDAVKIGMVNTIEVALVISEIIAKYKPGFVVFDPVMVSTSGSRLIQDETVSVLWEALFPKVNLITPNLDEAQILISEQIESVEAMKIAAEEMVRRGCNAVLLKGGHLVAPVLSDIFAQKNQDTLIMESEYIDSPNVHGTGCTLSSAIASFIATGNSLPEAIIFSKKYISGAIEAGKNVTTGAGPGPLNHSFSPVPMQLI; from the coding sequence TACCCAACCGTACTGACCATCGCTGGCTCCGATAGCGGAGGAGGCGCGGGTATTCAGGCAGACTTGAAGACCATCGCAGCTCTGGGTGCTTACGGAACTTCCGCGATTACGGCGCTCACGGCGCAGAATACATTGGGCGTGAGTGCAATACACCCTGTGCCGCCTGCATTTCTAAGGGCGCAGCTCGAAGCGGTATTTGAAGATATCACTGTTGATGCGGTCAAAATCGGGATGGTCAATACGATTGAAGTAGCGCTTGTGATTTCGGAGATCATTGCTAAATACAAGCCGGGATTTGTGGTGTTCGATCCGGTGATGGTTTCCACAAGCGGATCGAGGCTCATCCAGGACGAAACGGTTTCTGTACTCTGGGAGGCGCTTTTTCCAAAGGTAAACCTGATAACCCCTAATCTCGACGAAGCGCAGATATTGATCTCAGAGCAGATTGAATCGGTTGAGGCGATGAAAATAGCCGCCGAGGAAATGGTACGGCGGGGTTGCAATGCGGTTTTGCTAAAAGGCGGGCATCTCGTTGCCCCGGTGCTTTCTGATATTTTTGCCCAAAAAAACCAGGATACCCTGATTATGGAAAGCGAATATATCGACAGTCCGAACGTGCACGGCACCGGTTGTACATTGTCCTCGGCTATTGCATCATTTATAGCAACAGGAAATTCACTTCCCGAAGCAATCATTTTTTCAAAAAAATACATTTCAGGCGCTATTGAGGCTGGCAAAAATGTGACGACAGGAGCCGGGCCCGGACCGCTGAACCATTCTTTTTCTCCCGTTCCAATGCAATTAATATGA
- a CDS encoding TonB-dependent receptor: MKKYFFSLIAAAFGVAAFAQQPTQTVKGRIVDTESQQPVIGANVIITSLNPIQGGVTDTEGNFRIPQVPVGRHSIKVTSLGYDDAFLQEISVGSGKEVELNMRLTESFKALDEVVVKAQKETGAPLNDMVSVSGRSFTVDQTKRFAASVNDPARMALSFAGVATNDDGGNQIVIRGNSPKGLLWRMEGVEIPNPNHFAAEGSSGGGVSALSANVLGNSDFLTGAFPAEYGNATSGVFDLKLRKGNNEKREYAMQAGVLGLDFAAEGPIGAKGGASYLANYRYSTLSILSKVGVQVGGDAVNDFQDGAFKVYLPYDEKAVVSVWGMGGISTSTINNEETKEKFTSNRGIIGVNYLRYISNKAYMETIVSYAATKQSGDFVDKEDGTAFQQNFINQTLRISTLFNYKLNARNTIRAGAIINHMDFNLFDQDNEDGPWVKNVDQQGSTQLFQAYGQLKSRLSPNVTVNAGVHAMLLGLNKQHSIEPRVGLKWAVASRSTVSFGAGLHSKTESISTYFTQIKASEGQDNLINKDLKLMKSAHLVAGYEFRPSASWRILAETYYQHHYHVPIGPANTTSPFLLHNSLMNEISGFVSDSLVSEGTGKSYGLELTIEKSLTGGIYLMSTTSLYQSKYTGRDGIERDSRFNGKFVQNLLAGKEWRVGKNKTNIFAANIKLLAAGGNMSTPVDLGKSREKGRTERDWTRSYSEQLPHYFRGDVRVSYTKNKKRTASTISLDVQNVTNRLNAFDRYYDKKTDRVKLITQTGLIPVLNYRLEF, translated from the coding sequence ATGAAAAAGTATTTCTTCTCTCTGATTGCCGCCGCATTCGGCGTTGCGGCTTTTGCTCAGCAACCTACGCAGACTGTAAAGGGTCGGATCGTAGACACAGAATCACAGCAGCCGGTGATCGGTGCGAACGTGATTATTACTTCCCTCAATCCTATTCAGGGAGGGGTTACAGATACCGAAGGAAATTTCAGGATCCCGCAGGTGCCTGTTGGCAGGCATTCCATAAAAGTAACCTCGCTTGGTTATGACGATGCATTTCTGCAGGAGATTTCAGTAGGGTCGGGAAAGGAAGTGGAGCTGAATATGAGACTGACAGAATCCTTTAAAGCATTGGATGAAGTGGTTGTAAAAGCGCAGAAGGAGACCGGTGCACCGCTTAACGATATGGTCAGCGTGAGCGGGCGATCTTTTACGGTAGACCAGACCAAGCGTTTCGCCGCTTCCGTAAATGATCCGGCGAGGATGGCACTTTCATTTGCAGGAGTGGCCACCAATGACGACGGCGGTAACCAAATCGTCATTCGGGGTAACAGCCCGAAAGGGTTACTGTGGAGAATGGAAGGCGTTGAAATTCCCAACCCCAACCACTTCGCTGCCGAAGGTTCATCAGGTGGTGGTGTAAGTGCTTTGAGTGCCAATGTGCTGGGAAATTCGGATTTTTTAACCGGTGCTTTCCCCGCTGAATATGGAAATGCTACTTCCGGGGTCTTCGATCTGAAATTAAGAAAAGGCAATAATGAAAAGCGTGAATACGCTATGCAGGCCGGTGTATTGGGGCTTGATTTCGCAGCCGAAGGGCCTATCGGAGCCAAAGGTGGTGCTTCTTATCTGGCCAATTACCGCTATTCTACCTTATCCATTTTAAGTAAAGTAGGAGTGCAGGTTGGCGGTGATGCTGTCAACGATTTTCAGGACGGAGCGTTTAAAGTTTACCTGCCTTATGATGAAAAAGCGGTGGTTTCGGTTTGGGGAATGGGCGGGATCAGTACTTCCACCATCAATAATGAAGAGACAAAGGAGAAATTTACGTCCAACAGGGGAATTATAGGGGTAAACTATCTGCGCTATATCAGTAACAAAGCGTACATGGAAACCATCGTCTCGTATGCCGCGACCAAGCAAAGCGGTGATTTTGTAGACAAGGAGGATGGGACTGCGTTTCAGCAGAATTTTATCAACCAGACTTTAAGAATTTCGACGCTCTTTAATTATAAACTGAATGCAAGAAACACGATCAGGGCAGGAGCGATTATCAATCATATGGACTTCAATCTTTTTGACCAGGATAATGAAGACGGACCCTGGGTTAAAAATGTCGATCAACAAGGCAGTACACAACTTTTTCAGGCTTACGGACAGTTAAAGTCGCGGCTTTCGCCGAATGTTACCGTCAATGCAGGGGTACATGCGATGTTGCTGGGGTTGAACAAACAGCATTCCATTGAGCCGCGTGTAGGACTAAAATGGGCAGTTGCGTCAAGGTCAACGGTTAGTTTCGGGGCTGGCCTGCATAGTAAAACGGAATCCATTTCTACCTACTTCACACAAATCAAGGCCAGTGAGGGCCAGGATAATCTGATCAACAAAGACCTCAAACTAATGAAATCGGCACATTTGGTAGCGGGGTATGAATTCAGGCCTTCGGCAAGCTGGCGGATATTGGCAGAAACCTACTATCAGCATCACTATCACGTCCCGATAGGCCCGGCGAACACAACCAGTCCGTTTTTGCTGCATAATTCCCTGATGAACGAAATATCAGGTTTCGTAAGCGATTCCCTGGTGAGCGAGGGGACCGGCAAAAGCTATGGTCTGGAGCTTACAATCGAGAAGTCGCTGACAGGCGGGATTTATCTGATGAGCACTACCTCGCTTTACCAGTCCAAATACACAGGCCGCGACGGCATTGAGCGGGACAGCCGGTTTAACGGGAAGTTTGTGCAGAATCTCCTGGCTGGGAAGGAGTGGCGTGTCGGTAAAAACAAAACGAACATTTTTGCAGCAAATATCAAGCTCCTGGCCGCAGGAGGCAATATGTCTACGCCGGTCGACCTCGGAAAATCGCGGGAAAAAGGCAGGACCGAGCGTGATTGGACAAGAAGCTATTCGGAGCAACTTCCCCATTATTTCAGGGGCGATGTGCGCGTGAGCTATACGAAAAACAAGAAACGTACCGCGTCGACGATTTCCCTGGACGTTCAGAATGTGACCAACCGGTTGAATGCATTTGACAGGTACTATGATAAAAAAACAGATCGGGTGAAGTTGATCACGCAAACCGGGCTGATACCCGTTTTAAATTACCGGCTTGAATTTTAG
- a CDS encoding outer membrane beta-barrel protein, which produces MRIYYTIAFLLVSLSCSFAQNSPWTFGVKAGIGKSGSNRTVIRDIEVRDEYQRGNNYSIGLRTGYRFLKYFTATADIEFQQFSDERLRVFNFNAENVGRIVNTTQYDNEFQRVQLPVALQFSPFTKGFQPYLKAGIMPFCILKGSFDNQFRSSVTGIEEPRKLKADFDLLPNRKLDRQMHFFAGFGIKIGRHLSVEAVRYFAGRMDYVSGYSQFNKVLYPTYSSYALRGTQLSLTYHIW; this is translated from the coding sequence ATGCGCATCTACTATACCATCGCATTTTTGCTAGTGAGTTTGTCCTGTTCTTTCGCGCAAAATTCTCCGTGGACCTTCGGTGTAAAGGCAGGTATCGGGAAAAGCGGGTCGAATAGAACGGTAATCCGCGACATTGAAGTGCGGGACGAATATCAACGGGGCAATAATTATAGTATTGGTCTGCGTACCGGCTACAGATTTCTCAAATATTTCACAGCCACTGCTGATATAGAATTCCAGCAGTTCAGCGACGAGCGACTTAGGGTCTTTAACTTCAATGCTGAGAATGTAGGGCGGATTGTTAATACAACACAGTACGATAATGAATTCCAGCGCGTCCAGCTGCCTGTAGCATTGCAGTTCTCTCCGTTTACAAAAGGCTTTCAGCCATACTTGAAAGCGGGCATTATGCCTTTCTGCATATTGAAAGGATCTTTTGATAATCAATTCAGGAGTTCGGTAACCGGCATAGAGGAGCCCAGAAAGCTGAAAGCGGATTTTGATCTGTTACCCAACAGAAAACTGGACCGGCAAATGCATTTTTTTGCAGGTTTTGGTATTAAAATCGGCAGGCATTTGTCCGTGGAGGCTGTGCGCTATTTTGCAGGCAGAATGGACTACGTTAGCGGGTACAGTCAATTCAATAAAGTACTCTACCCCACCTACTCTTCCTACGCCTTGCGTGGAACGCAGCTTTCCTTGACTTATCACATTTGGTAA
- a CDS encoding glycoside hydrolase family 127 protein has translation MTKYFSAVLLSFCSISLFAQSPALEPVPLKNVKTTSGFWHERLETARTTTIPHALHQCEESGRFDNFAVAGGLKKGEFKGVRFNDSDVFKVVEGASYVLQNHPDPKLDHYVDSLITLFAAAQEPDGYLYTIRTINKDTTGSYDWIAGPYRYSFENGSHELYNVGHLYEAAVAHYQATGKKTLLDVAIKNADHLVKTIGPKPGQLMVVPGHEETETALIRLYHATGKKEYLELSKFFIAMRGRSDKRPLFLDEHKLGPAYFQDQVPFVRQREAVGHAVRAQYLYAGVTDMLMVENDAQYQNALDSIWQDATYKKQYITGGVGAREDGEAFDKAYILPNDNAYQETCAAIANMLWNHKMYLHTGESKYMDVFERVLYNGFLGGMSVKGNEFFYVNPMASNGKNDFGKGTGAVRSSWFGTACCPTNVSRFLPSMPAYVYAIKDKEVFINLFAGNEATLALDGNAVKIMQETNYPWEGKVKITVTPEKTGAFPISVRIPGWASGQAIPGDLYTYTSGQPKPVMLQVNGKKIDAAANNGYVRIDRTWKKGDVIEVALDMPVRQVVSNKNIKTNHGKVAIERGPVLYCAEGHDNNGKALSLTISPDQAFTPEFRKDILGGINVLKSQSATLIPYYAWANRGANEMTVWFDSAK, from the coding sequence ATGACAAAATACTTTTCGGCTGTTTTATTATCCTTTTGCTCCATATCCCTTTTTGCGCAAAGTCCTGCATTAGAACCGGTTCCCCTTAAAAACGTAAAAACCACCTCCGGATTCTGGCATGAAAGGCTGGAAACTGCCCGGACAACCACGATCCCCCACGCGCTCCATCAATGCGAAGAGTCGGGCCGGTTTGACAATTTTGCTGTTGCAGGAGGGCTTAAAAAGGGCGAATTCAAGGGTGTGCGCTTCAATGATTCGGATGTTTTCAAAGTTGTAGAAGGCGCTTCTTATGTGTTACAAAATCACCCGGACCCTAAGCTTGATCATTACGTCGACAGCCTGATCACGCTTTTTGCAGCGGCCCAGGAGCCCGATGGATATTTATACACGATCAGGACAATCAACAAAGATACTACCGGCTCCTACGACTGGATTGCCGGCCCCTATCGCTATTCTTTCGAAAACGGCAGCCACGAGCTCTACAATGTGGGGCACCTTTATGAAGCGGCTGTTGCCCACTACCAGGCCACAGGCAAGAAAACTTTGCTGGATGTAGCGATCAAAAACGCGGATCACCTGGTCAAAACCATTGGCCCAAAGCCTGGACAGCTGATGGTAGTTCCAGGTCACGAAGAAACCGAAACTGCGTTGATCCGCCTTTATCACGCCACAGGAAAGAAAGAGTACCTCGAACTTTCCAAATTCTTCATCGCCATGCGCGGGCGGTCTGATAAACGGCCATTGTTTCTCGACGAGCACAAACTCGGACCTGCGTATTTCCAGGACCAGGTTCCTTTTGTGAGGCAAAGGGAAGCGGTGGGTCACGCAGTGCGGGCACAGTACCTGTACGCAGGCGTTACGGATATGCTGATGGTTGAAAATGATGCGCAGTACCAGAATGCCCTGGATTCGATCTGGCAGGATGCGACTTATAAAAAGCAATATATCACTGGCGGAGTCGGTGCGCGGGAAGATGGGGAGGCATTTGACAAAGCCTACATATTGCCCAATGATAATGCTTATCAGGAAACGTGCGCGGCGATTGCCAATATGCTCTGGAACCATAAAATGTACCTCCATACAGGTGAAAGCAAATATATGGACGTATTCGAACGGGTTCTGTACAACGGGTTTCTGGGCGGAATGTCTGTGAAGGGCAACGAATTTTTTTATGTAAACCCGATGGCTTCCAATGGAAAAAATGACTTTGGCAAAGGTACCGGCGCTGTTCGGAGTTCTTGGTTCGGTACCGCCTGCTGCCCGACTAATGTGTCGCGCTTTTTACCTTCCATGCCTGCTTACGTATATGCTATTAAAGATAAAGAGGTCTTTATCAACCTATTTGCCGGAAATGAAGCTACACTCGCCCTGGACGGAAATGCGGTAAAAATAATGCAGGAAACGAATTATCCCTGGGAAGGAAAAGTCAAAATAACCGTTACTCCGGAGAAAACAGGCGCATTTCCGATCTCCGTCCGAATTCCCGGCTGGGCTTCGGGACAGGCCATTCCGGGTGACTTGTACACCTACACTTCCGGCCAGCCCAAGCCGGTTATGTTACAGGTAAATGGCAAAAAAATCGATGCCGCAGCCAACAACGGCTACGTACGCATTGACCGCACCTGGAAAAAAGGTGACGTGATAGAAGTTGCATTGGATATGCCGGTTCGTCAGGTTGTTTCAAATAAAAATATCAAGACAAACCACGGGAAAGTCGCCATAGAACGCGGGCCGGTTCTGTATTGTGCAGAGGGGCACGATAACAACGGGAAAGCGTTGTCTCTTACCATTTCACCTGATCAGGCATTTACCCCTGAATTTCGCAAAGATATACTGGGAGGTATCAATGTGCTGAAATCGCAAAGCGCGACGCTTATCCCCTACTACGCCTGGGCAAACCGCGGCGCTAACGAAATGACCGTCTGGTTCGATTCAGCGAAATAA